CTGGACCTGGACATCGCGCAACACCGCAAAAAGATGGTAGAGCGCAATCTGGAAAAGGAATTCAAGACGGATGAGCACCCCTTCCGACTGGCAATCGTTTGTGCCATGTGGATCACGGGTTTTGACGTGCCCTCCGTCTCGACCGTTTATCTCGACAAACCGATCAAAGGTCATACGCTCATGCAGACCATTGCGCGCGCCAACCGCGTGTACGACGATGAAAAGGAAAATGGGCTGATTGTGGACTATGGCAACGTATACAAACAGTTGGAAAAGGCCTACGCGATTTACGGCGAAGGCGGAAGCACTGGTTCTGGAGAGGGCAAGGGCGAAGGCAAGCCAGTGGAATTGCTGGAAAGTTTGGCGACCGAGTTGCAGGAATCCATTCGGCAGGCAAGAGGCTATCTCAAGGAATTGGGATTTGACTTGGGACTGCTGAGCAACACCACTGCAAAACCGATGGAAAAGTTGGCATCTATTGCCAAAGCCAAGGATTGTGTTTGCCTCAATGATACGACACGTACGAAGTTTGAGATGATGGCCCGCGAGGTCTTCCGAAAGTACAAAGCCCTTTATCCTGAGCCGCAATGCAAGCCCTTTTTGCGCGAATTCAACGCCATTGAGGCCATTTACAGCCAAATCAATCAGCTCACGAAGCAAGCGGACGTCACCGAGGTCATTTGGAAATTGCAGCAATTGGTGGATCAGAACGTTCAGCTATTGCCCGGGCAACTCGGTGACAACGAGGCGGTCGAGATTGACTTGTCCAAATTGGACTTTGACAAACTGCGTGCGGCATTTGCCAAAGTGCAGCACAAGAACACCGCTGTATATGATTTGCAACAAGCCATAGAAAAGAAACTGGAACAGATGCTTCGCGAAAATCCCCTTCGAATGGACTTTCACGAACGCTACGTCGAGATCATCGAGGAATACAACCAAGGCAAAAACTTGGAAGACACGATCGCTGCGTTTGACAAGTTGAGCGCCTACCTCCGGGACCTTGCCGTCGAAGACGCGAGAGCGATGCGTGAAAATCTGACCGAGGAATCATTGGCCATCTTTGACCTGCTTCGATCGGGCAAAACGCTGACCTCCGACGAATTGAAGGCCGTCAAAAAGATTGCTGTGAGCCTGTTGAACGATCTCCAAAAAGACAAAATCCGGATCGCACGTTGGCGGGAAAGCCTACAAATCACCGCCAAAGTTAAAATGAGCATCATCGATGCCCTGCAATGGCTCCCGCAACAAAGCTATACCGATGACGATGTCACAGACCGCACATTTCGCCTCTACCAACATATCTACTCCAATTATCCAGGAGGCAATGAGGATCCTTACCGAGGCCGGGACTTGCGGGCGGGCTAAAAAAGGCTGCATTGCGATTTCATTCTCGAAGAAGTTTACCCCCAATTACCCCTCCACCCCATACCCAAAAATCTTCAAGATATGGTCCCCGACCACCTCCACCTCCACGTATCCGTATTTCCAGATGCCGGCGTTTTTCCAGCGGAAGGCGACGTAGCGACGGCCTAGGTTTTGCCAATGGTCTGCGCGGGTCTTCCTATCGTCGATGACCGTACGGGCACTGTCATATTGCACTTCTAAATCGGAATGGTAAAACGCGAAATCAAAACGATCGGAGGCCCAAGGACTTCCGCTGTGAATGGTGTCTCCGAATGCATGTCCAATGGGATATTGCAAGGTATCAAGGACTTCGAAGGTAGATGGATTCTGGCAGAACGTTCCGGCGGCACGGTTGTAATGATAAATATGGCCATCGGTTGAGTCTAAGTTCCATTCTTCGCAGTGCCAAATCGTGTCAACCACTTCCGCAAAGGCAATCTCTGCAATGGGAGAACTGACGACCGAACTCGTTCCGTGATTGTAGGAAACACCAGAACTGGAGCCCGAATATTGCGAAGTATTATAGTCTAGTTTGTAGCCGAGGGCGCTGTCTAACAAGACCTCATATTGAAAGCCCGAAGCTGCTCCGCACCCAAAAGGCAGTGTGAGAGCGGAGTGTGAGAGCGAGAGTGGCACTACTTTTTCACGGGACCTTTGGATCGTTCGCCCGCAAAGGAAATGTCGATCCGGCCAATCGGAATAGACCCGAATGCCTCCAAAAACGTTGTGGGTTACTCTGCAAACATCTCGCTTGCATGCACGATGAATGCACCACCCGACCGCTTCGCATAGATCAAAAGGACAGGACTCACCGCCGTTTTCCTACCATCGGGGTACGTGAGCGAAATCCCCCAATCGTCTCCAATCGACATTGGCAGGCCGTAGTCGTCCTCAAGCCGCATCGATTTCCCTGCAGGAATGGTCATGGAGTAGGCAATTTCTGTGGGCCGTTCAGGCGCATAAAAATGGGCTGTCACTGCATGTTGCAAATCATTGTCCACCTCGACTTTTGCAACAACGATCTTCGCCTTCTTCCGAATTGCATCAATGTTGTCCGCATTGTAGGACAAATCCTCCGACAAAAGTTCCAATTTTCCACGGGAATTATTGACTTGTTGGGCTCCAAGAAAAATGGTGATCTTCTGGACTTCGAGTGAGTCCGGCCCAAACCATGATGCCCACCAGGTTAATTTGAGGCTCCAGAGACCGTTGACTCGGTGAGAAGTTTATCGTTGAGGAGAAACTGATAGCGGGTACCGTTTTTTACAATGGTGAAGCGATTGGGAACAGGCTGATTCGCGGAGAATTTGTTGATCTTACAGTCCGGCGTGCCTAACGGATCGCCCACCCGCGGCGGGCAGGGTTCCGCACCGCCTCGAAGAAACGATAGATTTCGATTGATGGACTGCCGGATGAATACCCCTCCATCGTTGAGGCCGAAGTCAAGGTTGTTGCCAGTGAGAAAATCGCCATACATGACGCCGTAACTTTGACCGGGATCGCCGGAGAGCATTTGCAGACTGAATTCAATCGTGAAGTTCTCCTGCCCGAGCAATTCGGGGAAATATTGGCCGGTCACAAATCCTTGGTTGCCCCCGACGATGAAATAACTTCCATTTTGACTTCCGCGATGATGGCGCGCCCCAAATCATGGCCGGTCCACCAGCTGCGGGAATTGTCGTTGAAGTCTTCGGTGATGACGGTCTGGGCAACAATTGCCTTCGCCTGCAAGCCGAAGGTGGCGAGGAGGATGAATCTTAACAAGAAATTGCGCGGGCTTTCATGGGCTTTGTTGCTCAGTTGAATCTGAGCAATGCAAAGCTGCAGGGAATTGGGTGCACCAATGACAGTGAGGATCAATCGGAAAACTGATTCTCGTCAGGGAAATGCTGCTGCACGACTAAGCGGAAAGCCGGCAGAACCAAGTTAGTGTGAGTCCGAGTGTGAGCGCGGAGGGTTGGCCGCTGCGCGGCTCAGAAACCGTAAGCCTCGTTTTCTTCGGAGAATTCGAGGGTGCTGAACCTTGGGTTGACTTTGATCTCGCTGTATTCGTATTTCTCGAAGAGGCCTTTGTCGTCGTAGAACAGTTGCACCACGGGCAGGTGCGTTGTCGGATCGATCACGAGCACCATTTCCTTGCTGTAGGCCGTTGGGACTTTGATGACCTGCCCTGCAGTCACATCAAAATAGTCATCGCATTGAGGATTGAGCTCGAGCAACTTGTAGCTCGGCACGCCCAACTTGGCATCAATTTTCAGGAGGTCTTCGCCAGCCGCAACGGTGTAGTTCACGAATTTGTAGTCAGGATGCGTGATTTTGATGACATCGTGCGGCTTGCCGTACCAGTTTTCCTTGCCGACATATTTTGCGCGTTCGTCGAGGTCCTTGCATTTGCCCAACAGGTGACGCAACACGCGCTGCACGCAGCCAAATCCCGTGGAAGTAATGTGATGGTGCTGATCGTCCAGCATTTGTCCGCCATCGGGGCTCAGGCTGATGTTGACCCAAGGAAATTGATTGGGGTGGATGTAGGCTTTTCCGTCGTTGTAGCCTTCGCCCCAGAGCAACTCCGTGCCTTCGTTGGGATTGATGTTGTACACGTAGACTTTGTGCGGCCTTGTATTCACCTTCACCCGGATGTCGCCACTTTCCATCTTTCCATTGACGCGCTCATACCGTTTGACGCGGCATTGCAGCGTAACCATGCCATCAAGCGTACGCGACGCGGTTTCTAACATGGCGCGTGCCGACGCAGTAGCGGAGGCTTGACCATTCACCTGTCCCGAAAGGGCAATCAACAGCGAGAGAGATAGAAGCAGTTTTCCAGAATTTAACATCGTCTTACAATACATTTGGTTCTTCAGCATAACATATCAACGCAACAATTGATACGTCATGATAAAATAACGGAATTTTTGAATTCAAAGGGCTGCCACAGGGTCGGGCTAACGACATTTTTTTCAGTTTTGTGGTCTTTGCCACTTGGTTTGGACGCCAGGACGCGAAGAATAGGAAGAACTCCTTCGGGCCTAAATATCAAAATTTCAGCGAATTAGGATGTGCCCCCGCAGTTTTTTGCCACCAAGACACCAAGACACCAAGTTATGCGTACTTTTCTTGGTGGCAAAACAATCAGAATCCGTATTCCTCGTTGTCCTCGTTGAATTCCATGGTATTGAACCTTGGGTTGATCTTCAATTCGGAGTACTCATACTTCTCAAACATTCCTTTTTCGTCCTCAATGACCTGCACGATCGGAAGATGGAGATCAGGATCAACGAAGATCGTGATTTTGGGTGCATAGACATTCGGCACTTTGATGACCTGCCCAGCCTTGACGTCAAAAAAGTCGCTGATGCCGGGGTTCAATTCAATGATTTTATAAGCTGGAACGTGCAGCTTGGTGTCGATTTTGAAGAGGTCCTCCCCTGCCAAGACAGTGTAGTTCTCGATCTTGTAGTTGTCGTACTTGATCTTGATCACGTCCATCATTTTGCCATACCACTTCTGCTGCCCGCCATAGGAAACATACTTGTCAAATTCATGGCCGTATTTGGAAAGCAAGTGCTTGACGATGCCGTTGCTGTAATCAAATCCGACAGCGAAGAGGTTGTGGTGCTGCTTGTCCAACAATTCACTGCTGTTGGGGCTGAGGCTGACGTTGACCCAAGGGAATTTGTTGGGGTGCACGAAGACCTTGTTGCCGTTCCAACCGTCGACATAGAGCAACTCGGCCCCTTCGTCGGGAGTGATGTTGTACACGTAAATCTTGCGTGGCTTGCTGTTGACACGGAATTTGAGGTCACCACTTTCCATTTTCCCTTCGATGCGTTCCAGGCGCTTGACGCGTCCTGTACATGTCACGACCCGATCCATGGCCCTCGACATTTCATCGACAATCACACGTGCCTTACTGGGTGCTGCTGCAACGGCAGTCTGCCCGTTTACAACTGCTGTGGACACGAGGAAAAGGAAAAAAAACAGGGAAATTCTTTTGTACAACTGCATTGCTTACGTGAGAATAATTGGTGAATACTCCGTCAAAACTAATATTTTTCAATTCAGGTTAAGGCAATCCAACGTTGGAATCATTCAAATTCCACGGCGCTTTGGTATTCCCTCTCAAAAACCATGCCCGGATCAGGATCGTAATCGGGTCCGAATACCTCGGCAAACACTTCCTTGGCTGTCGGAAGGCAATCGTTGATCCATTTTCGCCCGAAGTAGAGCATGGCCGTGCGCCGCACAAAAAAGTCGGAAAAGGTCATGACGCCCTCATGGTGAATGGTATACCGAATGGTGGACCTCAAAATCGACAACTTATCGGTGCCTCCGGCCGCAACGATGATGGCCTCCGTATTGCTTCCAAACAAACTG
The window above is part of the Bacteroidota bacterium genome. Proteins encoded here:
- a CDS encoding DUF1571 domain-containing protein, with the translated sequence MQLYKRISLFFFLFLVSTAVVNGQTAVAAAPSKARVIVDEMSRAMDRVVTCTGRVKRLERIEGKMESGDLKFRVNSKPRKIYVYNITPDEGAELLYVDGWNGNKVFVHPNKFPWVNVSLSPNSSELLDKQHHNLFAVGFDYSNGIVKHLLSKYGHEFDKYVSYGGQQKWYGKMMDVIKIKYDNYKIENYTVLAGEDLFKIDTKLHVPAYKIIELNPGISDFFDVKAGQVIKVPNVYAPKITIFVDPDLHLPIVQVIEDEKGMFEKYEYSELKINPRFNTMEFNEDNEEYGF
- a CDS encoding DUF1571 domain-containing protein encodes the protein MLNSGKLLLSLSLLIALSGQVNGQASATASARAMLETASRTLDGMVTLQCRVKRYERVNGKMESGDIRVKVNTRPHKVYVYNINPNEGTELLWGEGYNDGKAYIHPNQFPWVNISLSPDGGQMLDDQHHHITSTGFGCVQRVLRHLLGKCKDLDERAKYVGKENWYGKPHDVIKITHPDYKFVNYTVAAGEDLLKIDAKLGVPSYKLLELNPQCDDYFDVTAGQVIKVPTAYSKEMVLVIDPTTHLPVVQLFYDDKGLFEKYEYSEIKVNPRFSTLEFSEENEAYGF